Sequence from the Mastomys coucha isolate ucsf_1 unplaced genomic scaffold, UCSF_Mcou_1 pScaffold13, whole genome shotgun sequence genome:
ACGCTAAGCCCTCAAAACGTGTTATTCGAAGAACAAATAAATGGTGTTTTGTAGAGAACAATAAGTAAAGCAGTGATGCTGTTCTTCGTGTCTCCGGGCAACTTAAAAACTGTTCCATTTTCAAGGAGctaaatttgttctttttataacCAACTGCAACTTTTGCCTTTCTTtagaaaagacaacaaaaaagatttCACGGGCAACTTGACCCAGACAAAGGGACCTCACGCCCAGTCTCCTTTTGTAAGGTGACAACtgacaaaaaaggaaaactttatCTTCAACCCACTTGAGTAGTACATCTGGAAGCCCTCTTTAATGAGAAGGTGCAACGGAAGTTACTTAGCAACCCCCAAACTGACTTTGAGGCCAAGGTGACCAGTAATCCTGAGAGGGGAACCAAAAGTTGGGGCAGTTGCATTAGGGAACTTGAGGTCCCTGCAGCCTGGCTGGGATTCAAACTACTTACTTAAAAGTTTCATGTGGTTTTCGAGAAAAGTAACCTTCTCAGGTCTCAGGAAATGCCACACACTCTTCCCCAATCCAAAGAAGTCCTCTAATTAGAACCATCAACTTCCTCCATATACTCTTATTATTAGTACTCTCCCTCTGTATACTCTATTGTTAGAACTCTTCCTTCATATACTCTATTGTTAGAACTCTTCCTCCATATACTCTATTGTTAGTACTCTTCCTCCATATACTCTATTGTTAAAACTCTTCCTCCATATACTCTATTGNNNNNNNNNNNNNNNNNNNNNNNNNNNNNNNNNNNNNNNNNNNNNNNNNNNNNNNNNNNNNNNNNNNNNNNNNNNNNNNNNNNNNNNNNNNNNNNNNNNNNNNNNNNNNNNNNNNNNNNNNNNNNNNNNNNNNNNNNNNNNNNNNNNNNNNNNNNNNNNNNNNNNNNNNNNNNNNNTCCATATACTCTATTGTTATACTCTTCCTTCATATAGTACTCTATTGTTAGTACTCTTCCTCCATATATTCTATTGTTAAAACTCTTCCTCCATATACTCTATTGTTATACTCTTCCTCCATATACTACTCTATTGTTAGTACTCTTCCTCCATATACTCTATTGTTATACTCTTCCTCCATATATTCTATTGTTATACTCTTCCTCCATATACTACTCTATCGTTAGTACTCTTCCTCCATATACTCTATTGTTAAAACTCTTCCTCCATATACTCTATTGTTATACTCTTCCTTCATATAGTACTGTATTGTTAGTACTCTTTCTCCATATACTCTATTGTTATACTCTTCCTCCGTATACTCAATTGTTAGAACTCTTCCTCCATATACTCTATTGTTAGTACTCTTCCTCCATATATTCTATTGCTAGAATTCTTCTTCCATATACTCTCTTTCTACTAGGGGAAAAAGTGTTTTTCCAAGAAGCTTCAGCAATGTTGGCagccaaaaaataaaaggaaaggatgtGGGTTCGAATTCCAGCAAAGTCCATACTATCAAGATTCAGCTATGATCTGTCCAGCTCAGATGCTCCACTAGCCACTGTCACTAGAACTCCTtcagcaggaaagaaagagggccagggacagacagagatagagcaACCGTGCACAGCAAGAGAGAAGCTGAGCACCAGACTTTAGCAGTCTCTAGTCGATGGGAATAGAGAGAGATTAGGGTTGGCCAACCTACCCACTGGTTGGTCGCTGCCCCTTCCAGCCCCCTCTCAAGAGTgaccccacctcccccacccatccaactCCACCTTCTAGTCATAGAGTTGCACTTGTGGCTCCGAGAAAAATGCTTCTCCTCAAGCAGGCTTGCATAGTTTTATCCCCCACTCCCAAAGCTGGATAAGCTGGGTTGTGGGAGACAGAAAAAAACCAGCTCCCTTCATCTCTAACCATACTGTCTTTTGCCAACCTTACATAGTTAGGGGCAGGCATCTGCTTGCTCAGAGTTTACTTTTCATATGATTTGTAAGAGGAGacaggagttttttgtttttgtttttgtttttctcaaggaGTGAATTGGCCTCAGGCaacagaaaatttttaaaaaatgatgcatttgtttgtttgtttgttcgtctGTTTTAAATTTCCTAGACACGACAGGACATCTGAAAAAGcattggtagatttttttcagCCTGAGAAGCTAGAGGGACTTGGCCTGtgctttagttttagttttctctttccagtGTTCCACCAGCCTGAGGTTTcagacacaagaaaattgaagCTAATGGAGATATCAAACAGAGCCACAATTCTGAAGGCTCCCTCTCTGCTACAAACACCCACCATGCATCTGCACGTGTAATCACAGAGCCTCGGCCCCTGGGTGTTCATTACAAGGGGCTctgagaaagggggaagaaaattcTCCGTCGTTAAAAGGAACCCTCGATTATTACTGCTATTATTTGTGTACAGCAACATaagaaatttctttctcttcttgaaaTTCCCCCACAATATGGAAACAGCATTTGTTGTACGACTTGTATAAATGCTGGAGGCCTTACTGAAAAACCATTACCATTCAATGGCTAGAAAATTGCTctccttccttaaaaaaaaaaaaaggaaggaaggaagaaagagaaagaagggaaaaagaaaagaagaaaaagaaaaggctggcGTAGCAGCAGCAGTTATACAGAGACAACAAAAACTTTCTCCTGCATAATCCTCCCTCGGAACAATGACAAAGAAATGATATTGACTTACCCAGGCATGGAGGATGTGTTTGATAAGGGGggtactttttgtgtgtgtgacgaTTTTTGTCCCGGAGCTACACAGACAGCTGCAATTCATGGGCGATGCAGATTCCCAGAAAGGCTATGGATTGGCATGGGGTCTGCAGCTCACAGACCCTGATCAATACCCCTACACTCACACGCCAGATGGTTTGGGGAAGGGCAAAAATAAAATAGCCCAAAACAGCCCACcatcatccccccaccccctttagtACTGTTTAGATAAACCTAGCTGTAGAACAGAATTTGTTGGAACCAACATAAAACCTGGATATATTCTGagtgttttggtgtttttttctAGCCTTCCTAGACAGAGCTATAGCTACTCTTGGggttttttccttgtttgtttgtctgtttgttttgttttaaaacaaagctgATGGTGTCTTATCCAGATTATATTGACTTGggatctgtattttttttttccgtaAATAGTTTATGGAGTTCCTGTTTTTAACTGAATCTCTCCagtttaaacatgaaaaaaaaaaaacaaataaaaaactgatagtaaatattttcagtgttttcgTGAAATTTCTAACTTAAACTCAGAATTTTTTCTTCTActgtgaaaaaaaacaaacctagtTGTCGAACATTTTATCTGTACTTATTCACATTTCTGAATGTAAAGGACATCTGACCtgcatatgtgatatatatactGAGAAGTGGACCTCCAGGTCCTGACACAATGCCTGACACAGTTCCTTGGATTCTAACAGGAACACGGCTATTGTGGCACTACATTTCCATAGACTATTTGTGAATCAAatgctggagagggagggagagtggccTATAAGTTGACATTAAAAGGCAAGCCCCTGACCTAAAGAATGTATTAAGCTTAAGGCAGAGCATGGTGTTCAAGAAAAGATGATTAAAAAGCAGCccttcccttttgttttattaaagacATAATAAGAAAGAAACACCAATGCATTACAAGTTTTCATTAGTGTTGCtactattaaaattatataagtgGAAGACAAGCAGTGATTCCTTtttagaaaggaagggaaaagggggcaTGTAAAACCCAAATCAGTAAAAATTAGAGTGCTAAGTAAACAAGCcctttcatttcccttttaaTTAGGTTCTGAGTTGGAATATGAAACATCAAAGCTATTAGAAAAACACCGTGGAAAAAAATCTGCTCTAATTTAACCCAATGAAATTATATACAAAGAAGCCCAATGCGATTTCATGATTTTCCTGAGATCGTCAATATTGAttgagagaaaagggaggagggatggagggagaatgggaggagggggagaggaggaagccaaGCATCAAGAAAATGCAACTCACCTTGCTGCTCTCGGCACGGAAATGTAATTCCCAGGAGCAGAGTTATCTTGGTGGTCTGGCAAATTTGtttatcattttgaaaaacatatatttaaatgcaaatttatGTTTATGGTTCTGTTTGTACACAGCGCCAGCCGAGGGGTCACTGATGATTACTCTTTGAGTCTGAAGCCAGGACAACAGCAAATGTAAGTTACCTCAGCACTAGAGTCCATCAGAGTCCACCTTTCCCAGCCCTGCCCTTCCCTGTTGTTTGGGGTTCTGTCACTGATCACTAGGGAACCAAAGCAGATTGCTTGTCTGGAGAACTTTTGTTTGACAAGGTGTGTATTGCAGACATTAGCTAATTCAAATTATCCTGTGTCCAGCCTCCATAGATACAGTGAAGGATGCAAGAGGGGACGAAACACCAGAGTGTCAGAAAACTACATTATTTCACCTGTCTCTTTTGTAGCAATAAAGATGTGAACAGCTAGGAAACCAGAGATCCGGCAAAGAGTGGGGTGTGCGGCTTTCTTACTCAAGCTTTGATGTCAGAGAGGATGCTATTTGAAAGAATAACCGGCAACATATTGACCAAAGCTCAATAAAGTAGATCTATGAATAACAACACGGTACATTCATGGGTGGTATTGGGGGTGTGTGTGAAAAGGTCACTTCCAGAAGAACTGTTTTCCAAATGTTTCAAACCATCCTCTAGTCCCAAGAAGGCACATACAGTATTGTGGGTTGTCCTTGTTTTCTTATCAAGTTTTCTCTAACAGCTGGAAATGGTCGGAGGGGGCTGTCTTAAGAAGACCCCCTGCTCTTCTTTTGACAGCTGATCAAAAGAAAATAGGTCACGCTTCTCAAACTTATGTCCACCCTATCCTTAATTACTGTCTCTTTAAACAAAGGCAACATCTGCGCAACCTCAGCTAGCTTGAATCTTCGGAGGCAAACGGAGCGCAACCTGCTTTAGAAGAATCTATTACTTTTACGGCTTTCAAACGCAGCGTGTTGGCCTCTCTTGGCTGTCTTCAGCCACCCCTCAACCCCCACACCGTTTGCGGAAATCTCCACTCCGACCTCCCGACCTGGGTTTGTCAAACAACGGTAATTCTAGGAAGACGAAAGTGTACTTTTGAAAGCTCCAGCTTTCGAGAGCGTTCTCCCAGGTAGTCAATGCCCCAGGCTTCATAGAATGTAAATACCAGCGGAGGCTACTGGCTACCTACCCACAGCAGTAacctagggtgtgtgtgtgtgtgtgtgtgtgtgtgtgtgtgtgtgtgtgtgtgtgtagggagagagagagagagagagagagagagagagagagagagagagatccgcGGGTACTGTCCCCACTATACTGCATACACCTTGCCCCCAGGAGAAGTTTGTTGGGCTGTGAATATCAATAACAATCTTCACACCCAGACCCATGAGTTCTACACTCTTCCCCCTTCTTCGCTGTTCTTTGAAAGAGCAAGCTTTTGGTCACCTCGAAACCGCAGCTGCTGGAATTTTAGTCTCGCTTTGCAATCTAGTAGGGCCCTTTCTGAAGCCTCATAACTGAGAGATTTATGGGCTGGCCAAATAATTAAGTGATGTTATTATGTTAACTTTGCATGCATTAGGGCTGCTTGCGCCGCCGTCCCTGTGAACCTTCCGCCACCGCCGGCGGCCCCAGCTCTCAAACAGCCCGGGCCGTTGGAGTTGTTCTCTCCCGTAGATTATGCACATACCAGTCTCAGAAAATTACCGTGCATTAGAACACATTAACGCCTGCATTTTAAAAGCTAGCCTGCTAGCTCCCGGCGAGGGACTCTCGGGAAGTGGCTAGCTAGGAGGCGCGCGTTTGTTTTTTACCGTACTGGCAAGCTTACAAGAGTGAAGAAAGCTTTGAGGTGAGACTAAAAGAAATCGTAGCAATCGGCCCCAAATCGTTGCTGCCCTACAGAGGCAGAAAGCCGCATCTCCCACATAATCCCCCTTAGTCCTCCGcactcttgcttctttctctctcctcatcaccccccttctcctcccttcttctccttgaTGCTTGGTTCtaggagcaaaagaaaaaaaaatgggggtgggggggggaggcgAACCGAGCTGTCAGCCAAACCTGAAACGCTCGGCCCCGCCCCTTCTATAGCCATTGGCAGCTGCTCAGAGAAGGCCTGTCTTTCGGAGGCAGTTCCCACCGCCGATTGGTTTCTCCTCATGCCCATCGGGCACGGTCCCGCCCCGGGCCCGGGAGGATAGGTTGGCTGCTCCGGCAAGCGGCAGAGCCCTTCTGGACAGCTCCCGCTCACCCAAACAGAAGACGTCGGCGCCAGAGTGGGCTCGGACATGGCGAGGCAGNNNNNNNNNNNNNNNNNNNNNNNNNNNNNNNNCCCCGGGCGCGCCCGCCCGCAGCCCGGGGCACACACCCGCACGCACGCTACCccggcatacacacacacacacacacacacacacacacacacactcccgcACTCCCACGCCCGCACCCCCACACACCGAGCCCGTGGCCGAACCACGCCACGCGTGCCTAGGCAGCCCGCCGGCATCCCCCGCCGCTCCCACCGCCCCCGGGCCCCGATGGACTGAATGAAGGCTGCCTACACCGCCTATCGATGCCTCACCAAAGACCTAGAAGGCTGCGCCATGAACCCGGAGCTGACAATGGAAAGTCTGGGCACTTTGCACGGGCCGgtcggcggcggcagcggcgggggcggcggcgggggcggcgggggcgggggcgggggcccGGGCCATGAGCCGGAGCTGCTGGCTAGCCCCAGCCCCCACCACGCGGGCCGTGGTGCTGCCGGCTCGCTGCGCGGCCCGCCGCCGCCAACCGCGCATCAGGAGCTGGGCACcgcagcggcggcggcagccGCGGCGTCGCGCTCGGCCATGGTCACCAGTATGGCCTCGATCCTGGACGGCAGCGACTACCGGCCCGAGCTCTCCATCCCGCTCCACCACGCCATGAGTATGTCCTGCGACTCGTCCCCGCCAGGCATGGGCATGAGCAACACCTACACTACGCTGACGCCGCTCCAGCCGCTGCCACCCATCTCTACGGTCTCAGACAAGTTCCACCACCCGCACCCTCACCaccaccctcaccaccaccatcaccaccaccatcaccatcagcgTCTGTCCGGCAACGTCAGTGGCAGCTTCACTCTCATGCGGGACGAGCGCGGGCTTCCGTCCATGAACAACCTTTACAGCCCTTACAAGGAGATGCCTAGTATGAGCCAGAGCCTGTCTCCGCTGGCTGCCACGCCGCTGGGCAACGGGCTGGGTGGCCTTCACAATGCTCAGCAGAGCCTGCCCAACTACGGTCCGCCGGGCCACGACAAAATGCTCAGCCCCAATTTCGACGCGCACCACACTGCCATGCTGACCCGCGGTGAGCAACACCTGTCCCGAGGCCTAGGCACCCCACCTGCGGCCATGATGTCTCACCTCAACGGCTTACACCACCCTGGCCACACGCAGTCCCACGGGCCAGTGCTGGCTCCTAGCCGCGAGCGGCCCCCTTCATCCTCCTCGGGTTCTCAGGTGGCCACGTCGGGGCAACTGGAAGAGATCAACACCAAAGAGGTGGCCCAGCGTATCACCGCCGAGCTGAAGCGCTATAGCATCCCGCAGGCGATCTTCGCACAGAGGGTTCTATGCCGGTCTCAGGGGACTCTCTCCGACCTGCTCCGGAATCCCAAACCCTGGAGTAAACTCAAATCTGGCAGGGAGACCTTCCGCAGGATGTGGAAGTGGCTGCAGGAGCCCGAGTTCCAGCGCATGTCTGCCTTACGCCTGGCAGGTAAGCCCTACCGCAGCCGGCAGCCAGACGCAGCCAGACGGCTGGGAAAACTGCCCCAGTGTGCTTGTGGGGctgctctgtcttctttcttttccttccattttcactTTCTCGTCTCCCCttatttctctcctcccttttttcATCTCTTGCTTTCACACTCCTTGACTCTGAGTTTTCATTGCCagtccccttcccctcctccctagTATCAGTGTGCcagccttttcctctcctccttcagtGCGGGGACAGGGTCGGGGCTCCTAGTGTCCCCCAAAAGCCCAGTTTGGGGGACTCTGGAGTCCCTATTTTGAGGACGTGTCCCCTAGAAGCCCTGTCTTGGGGACTCTGGTGTCCCTATTTTGGGGACGTGTCCCCTAGAAGCCCTGTCTTGGGGACTCTGGAGTCCCTATTTTGGGGACTAGTGTCCCCTAGAAGCTCTGTTTTGGGGACTCTCAAAGCCCTGAGAATGGTCCTCAGCCAAAAACCTATGCACTTGAACTCCCAAGACAACAGATTTCAGTTTCCCATGATGCTTTTGACTGTTAGTGGATTCTGatccttagaaaagaaaaagttcttcACTCACCTCCTACCCACAAAAGCAGGCAAACTTATTTAGTCCTTGGCAAGAGGTACAACCTCACGGCTATGA
This genomic interval carries:
- the Onecut2 gene encoding one cut domain family member 2, whose amino-acid sequence is MKAAYTAYRCLTKDLEGCAMNPELTMESLGTLHGPVGGGSGGGGGGGGGGGGGGPGHEPELLASPSPHHAGRGAAGSLRGPPPPTAHQELGTAAAAAAAASRSAMVTSMASILDGSDYRPELSIPLHHAMSMSCDSSPPGMGMSNTYTTLTPLQPLPPISTVSDKFHHPHPHHHPHHHHHHHHHHQRLSGNVSGSFTLMRDERGLPSMNNLYSPYKEMPSMSQSLSPLAATPLGNGLGGLHNAQQSLPNYGPPGHDKMLSPNFDAHHTAMLTRGEQHLSRGLGTPPAAMMSHLNGLHHPGHTQSHGPVLAPSRERPPSSSSGSQVATSGQLEEINTKEVAQRITAELKRYSIPQAIFAQRVLCRSQGTLSDLLRNPKPWSKLKSGRETFRRMWKWLQEPEFQRMSALRLAACKRKEQEPNKDRNNSQKKSRLVFTDLQRRTLFAIFKENKRPSKEMQITISQQLGLELTTVSNFFMNARRRSLEKWQDDLGTGGSSSTSSTCTKA